The following are encoded together in the Raineyella sp. LH-20 genome:
- a CDS encoding VOC family protein, producing MQKIVPNLWFDHVAEEAATFYTSVFPEARITSVVRYPTEGLPDFQKDFAGQPLVVEFELAGQPFSAINAGPEFSFTPATSFFVGFDTGRDPQAREHLDELWAALLEGGKELMPLGEYPFSPHYGWVQDKYGLSWQLIMGDPEGDWRPSIMPCLLFGHTAQNRAAEAMDYYLSVFPDARRGLLVPYPEATGPAAAGSVMFGDVQLGGVWIAAMDSGAPQDFTFNEAVSFSISCADQAEIDHYWEKLSKVPESEQCGWCKDQFGVSWQVVPADMGTLMARPNAYQHMLAMKKLVIDEF from the coding sequence GTGCAGAAGATCGTCCCGAACCTGTGGTTCGACCACGTCGCGGAAGAAGCCGCCACGTTCTACACCTCCGTGTTTCCCGAGGCACGGATCACCAGCGTCGTCCGCTACCCGACCGAGGGCCTGCCGGACTTCCAGAAGGACTTCGCCGGCCAGCCGCTGGTCGTCGAGTTCGAGTTGGCCGGTCAGCCGTTCAGCGCCATCAATGCCGGCCCGGAGTTCTCCTTCACTCCGGCGACGTCGTTCTTCGTCGGCTTCGACACCGGCCGGGATCCCCAGGCCCGGGAGCACCTGGACGAGCTGTGGGCCGCCCTGCTCGAGGGTGGCAAGGAGCTGATGCCGCTGGGCGAGTATCCGTTCAGCCCGCACTACGGGTGGGTGCAGGACAAGTACGGGCTCAGCTGGCAGCTGATCATGGGCGATCCCGAGGGCGACTGGCGGCCGAGCATCATGCCGTGCCTGCTGTTCGGTCACACCGCCCAGAACCGGGCCGCCGAGGCGATGGACTACTACCTCTCGGTCTTCCCCGATGCCCGTCGTGGACTGCTCGTCCCCTACCCGGAGGCCACCGGTCCGGCGGCCGCCGGCTCGGTGATGTTCGGCGACGTGCAACTGGGCGGGGTCTGGATCGCCGCGATGGACTCCGGCGCACCCCAGGACTTCACCTTCAACGAGGCGGTGTCGTTCAGCATCAGCTGCGCCGATCAGGCCGAGATCGACCACTACTGGGAGAAACTGTCGAAGGTGCCCGAGTCCGAACAATGCGGCTGGTGCAAGGACCAGTTCGGCGTCAGCTGGCAGGTCGTCCCGGCCGACATGGGCACGCTGATGGCCCGCCCGAACGCTTACCAGCACATGCTGGCGATGAAGAAGCTGGTCATCGACGAGTTCTGA
- a CDS encoding amidase family protein: MSIRVAEQMSARSLTRRFSTGELTPRDVAEQQLARIAEVDPTLHAMAFVAEGPALQAADAATERWRLGRPRGPMDGVPVTIKDSIRAEGMPWRHGTLPNADLPTDRTDAPPARALKEAGAVILGKTAMPDLGMMAAGVSSLYGVVRNPWKLSCNTSGSSAGAGASLAAGIGVAGIGTDIAGSVRLPAASNGLVGLKPTQGLIPHLAPSTMRSAGPMARTVDDAWDLLDVITRADPRDNWSLPALPDNRRDLGPAGVTGLRVGVLTDLGYGIPAEGPVIETVERAARVLRAAGAEVEVMAPLFDHDPYDPLDRVFQVRAAAEIAGHGHAGRLVHPAVREWSRPGATQSAVDHAADLAAIEAEQQRVTLATSVYDVVLSPVLPVVSFPAESVGLDEDRPLYHCGFTAWFNQTGQPAATLCYGLHQGHPVGVQIIGQRFADYRIMRLARWLEQNRPFELVFPTDPQE; the protein is encoded by the coding sequence ATGTCGATCCGCGTGGCCGAGCAGATGAGTGCGCGTTCGCTGACCCGGCGGTTCTCCACCGGGGAGCTGACTCCCCGTGACGTCGCCGAGCAGCAGTTGGCACGGATCGCCGAGGTCGATCCCACCCTGCACGCGATGGCCTTCGTGGCCGAGGGGCCTGCGCTGCAGGCCGCCGACGCCGCCACCGAGAGGTGGCGGCTCGGCCGGCCGCGGGGGCCGATGGACGGCGTCCCGGTCACCATCAAGGACAGCATCCGCGCTGAGGGGATGCCGTGGCGCCACGGCACCCTGCCCAATGCCGACCTGCCGACTGATCGTACGGACGCGCCGCCCGCCCGGGCCCTCAAGGAGGCCGGGGCCGTCATCCTCGGCAAGACCGCGATGCCCGACCTGGGCATGATGGCCGCGGGCGTGAGCTCGCTCTACGGCGTCGTACGCAACCCCTGGAAGCTCAGCTGCAACACCAGTGGCTCCAGCGCCGGTGCGGGGGCTTCGCTGGCCGCAGGCATCGGTGTGGCGGGGATCGGGACCGACATCGCCGGGTCCGTGCGCCTCCCCGCGGCGAGCAACGGTCTGGTCGGGTTGAAGCCGACCCAGGGGCTGATCCCCCATCTGGCCCCCAGCACCATGCGGTCCGCAGGTCCGATGGCCCGGACCGTGGACGATGCCTGGGACCTGCTGGACGTCATCACCCGGGCCGATCCGCGCGACAACTGGAGCCTGCCCGCACTGCCGGACAACCGGCGGGACCTCGGGCCGGCGGGTGTCACCGGCCTGCGGGTCGGGGTGCTCACCGATCTCGGCTACGGCATCCCTGCCGAGGGGCCGGTGATCGAGACCGTCGAGCGTGCGGCCCGGGTACTGCGGGCTGCGGGCGCGGAGGTCGAGGTGATGGCACCACTCTTCGACCACGACCCGTACGACCCGCTGGATCGGGTGTTCCAGGTCCGCGCGGCCGCCGAGATCGCCGGCCATGGGCACGCCGGTCGGTTGGTCCATCCGGCGGTGCGCGAATGGTCACGGCCGGGGGCGACGCAGTCCGCCGTCGATCACGCCGCCGACCTGGCCGCCATCGAGGCGGAACAGCAGCGGGTGACCCTCGCCACCTCGGTCTACGACGTCGTCCTGTCGCCGGTCCTGCCGGTGGTGTCGTTCCCTGCCGAGTCGGTCGGTCTGGACGAGGACCGTCCGCTCTACCACTGCGGCTTCACCGCGTGGTTCAACCAGACCGGCCAGCCGGCCGCCACGCTGTGCTACGGCCTCCACCAGGGTCACCCCGTCGGGGTGCAGATCATCGGGCAGCGGTTCGCGGATTACCGGATCATGCGGCTGGCCCGCTGGCTGGAGCAGAACCGCCCGTTCGAACTGGTCTTCCCCACCGACCCCCAGGAGTGA
- a CDS encoding Zn-dependent hydrolase gives MSLMEDFAQVSRFGAGEDGSVERQAAGPADGEQRRWLCDRLVRAGASVVVDPVGNIFGLFSWIDGADWVMCGSHLDSQPNGGRYDGAYGVVAAVNAAEQLNRRVRAGDLVAVRNLVVVDWTNEEGARFQPSVMGSSVHCGLLPMEEALGSTDASGVTLREALSGIGFLGDEEFTGTTVRYAEIHVEQGDRMERQGLDIAAVSGNWAAGKYDIRITGEQSHTGSTPMPQRRDALVGLARVIAAIDDFARRHEEQFHASATDVVTFPHSPNVVTSVASAHLELRSAELDTVLRAERWLEELLSTIAAEYGLTIDVVRRSVRGSDVLWPEGVELTRSVARSLGFATGELRTIAGHDAVVVARVMPTVLIFVPSSGGHAHSPKEHTDPADLENGLATLTGVLAELTAGY, from the coding sequence ATGTCGCTCATGGAAGACTTCGCCCAGGTGTCCCGCTTCGGAGCCGGGGAAGACGGTTCCGTCGAGCGACAGGCAGCCGGGCCGGCGGACGGTGAGCAGCGGCGATGGTTGTGCGACCGACTGGTCCGGGCCGGGGCCAGTGTCGTCGTCGATCCGGTCGGCAACATCTTCGGGCTCTTCAGCTGGATCGACGGAGCCGACTGGGTCATGTGCGGGTCCCACCTGGACAGCCAGCCCAACGGCGGCCGGTACGACGGGGCCTATGGCGTCGTGGCCGCGGTCAATGCTGCGGAGCAGCTCAATCGCCGGGTCCGGGCCGGCGACCTCGTTGCGGTGCGCAACCTTGTGGTCGTCGACTGGACCAACGAGGAGGGCGCACGGTTCCAGCCGAGTGTGATGGGCAGCTCGGTGCACTGCGGTCTGCTGCCCATGGAGGAGGCCCTGGGATCCACCGACGCGTCCGGCGTCACGCTGCGCGAGGCACTGTCCGGGATCGGGTTCCTCGGGGACGAGGAGTTCACCGGCACCACCGTGCGCTACGCCGAGATCCACGTCGAGCAGGGCGATCGGATGGAGCGCCAGGGGCTCGACATTGCGGCCGTGAGCGGCAACTGGGCCGCCGGCAAGTACGACATCCGGATCACCGGGGAACAGAGCCACACCGGATCCACCCCGATGCCCCAGCGGAGGGACGCCTTGGTGGGGCTGGCCAGAGTCATCGCGGCGATCGATGACTTCGCCCGACGTCACGAGGAGCAGTTCCATGCCTCCGCGACCGACGTGGTGACCTTCCCCCACTCCCCGAACGTGGTGACGTCGGTGGCCTCGGCCCACCTCGAGCTGCGCAGCGCCGAACTCGACACCGTGCTCCGCGCCGAGCGATGGCTCGAAGAACTACTGTCCACGATCGCCGCCGAGTACGGGCTGACGATCGACGTGGTGCGGCGCTCCGTTCGTGGGTCCGACGTGCTGTGGCCGGAGGGCGTCGAGCTGACCCGTTCCGTCGCCCGGTCCCTCGGCTTCGCCACCGGAGAACTGCGGACGATCGCGGGCCACGATGCCGTCGTCGTGGCCCGCGTGATGCCGACGGTGCTGATCTTCGTGCCCAGCAGTGGCGGGCACGCCCACTCGCCCAAGGAGCACACCGATCCCGCCGACCTCGAGAACGGCCTGGCGACTCTGACCGGTGTGCTCGCCGAGCTCACGGCAGGGTACTGA
- a CDS encoding choline kinase family protein, translating to MTESAQAEAAAPHAVATGRRVGDARTPEERRVEEAIAAIAEWRSAEVSFCPVSGGISNSNWRIDVVGDPVAYFLKIPGEGSEEYIDRVNSHEAARRAGAMGIGPRVVHVDSETGVEVIEFLEGYRACTNADLKNIDIARRIIGRHREFQASGLLPHTKTVFDTIDGYVQQIHTLGVRLPNFAGRVLAEYASARDAFMASGLDIVPCHNDPMPGNFLVAEGRPLRMIDFEFAANNERAYELAVMTTEFFYDEPTLLACVEELYGETSWKTVARVRVAGAMADVNWGLWAFLKRQYDTSTFDYYKYGAWKLDRARATMNDVRWGQWLHSL from the coding sequence ATGACGGAATCAGCACAGGCCGAGGCGGCGGCACCCCACGCGGTGGCGACCGGACGAAGGGTCGGCGACGCCCGGACACCGGAGGAACGACGCGTCGAGGAGGCCATCGCGGCTATCGCGGAGTGGCGGTCGGCGGAGGTGTCCTTCTGTCCGGTCAGCGGGGGCATCTCCAACAGCAACTGGCGGATCGACGTGGTCGGCGACCCGGTCGCCTACTTCCTGAAGATCCCCGGCGAGGGCAGCGAGGAGTACATCGACCGGGTGAACTCGCACGAGGCGGCCCGCCGGGCAGGCGCGATGGGTATCGGGCCCCGGGTGGTACACGTCGATTCCGAGACGGGGGTGGAGGTGATCGAATTCCTCGAAGGTTATCGGGCCTGCACCAACGCAGACCTCAAGAACATCGACATCGCACGGAGGATCATCGGGCGGCACCGGGAGTTCCAAGCCAGCGGGCTGTTGCCGCACACGAAGACCGTCTTCGACACCATCGACGGCTATGTCCAGCAGATCCACACGCTCGGGGTCCGGCTGCCGAACTTCGCCGGCCGGGTACTGGCCGAGTACGCGAGTGCCCGGGACGCGTTCATGGCCTCGGGCCTCGACATCGTGCCCTGTCACAATGATCCGATGCCGGGCAACTTCCTGGTCGCGGAGGGTCGACCGCTGCGGATGATCGACTTCGAGTTCGCGGCGAACAATGAGCGGGCGTACGAACTGGCGGTGATGACGACCGAGTTCTTCTACGACGAGCCGACCTTACTGGCCTGCGTCGAGGAGTTGTACGGTGAGACGTCCTGGAAGACCGTGGCCCGGGTCCGGGTCGCCGGTGCGATGGCGGACGTCAACTGGGGCCTGTGGGCCTTTCTGAAGCGCCAGTACGACACGTCCACGTTCGATTACTACAAGTACGGTGCCTGGAAGCTCGATCGTGCCCGGGCCACAATGAACGACGTGCGATGGGGGCAGTGGCTGCACTCCCTGTGA
- a CDS encoding DNA polymerase beta superfamily protein, producing MGNSIEILGSRSLPAGFDHPHASEEARAIAEAGLILRVQVGSGVHGTSISGQDDRDEMGICLEPRAFVTGLARVPRGIDSDAEVEFEQYQRHTAWDRPGGLANRSGHGDLDVVVYSARKWCRLALAGNPTVLLALFVPDEETVFRNSVGAELVDNAHRFVSKLAAARFLGYLESQKAAMLGESGAHTNRPELVAVHGYDTKFAMHALRLGVQGVELLRTGRITLPVPEPDRTFLRAVRHGEVTLPEVLAALEESEARLVAAGADASVPDEPDRRWVDDWLHRSYLAYWATAER from the coding sequence GTGGGGAACTCGATCGAGATCCTGGGCAGCCGGTCACTGCCGGCCGGCTTCGACCATCCGCATGCCTCCGAGGAAGCGCGAGCGATCGCCGAGGCAGGACTGATCCTGCGCGTGCAGGTGGGCTCGGGTGTGCACGGCACGTCCATCAGCGGCCAGGACGATCGCGACGAGATGGGCATCTGCCTGGAGCCCCGCGCGTTCGTCACCGGCCTGGCTCGTGTCCCGCGCGGGATCGACAGCGATGCCGAGGTCGAGTTCGAGCAGTACCAGCGGCACACGGCCTGGGACAGGCCCGGCGGACTCGCGAACCGCTCGGGCCACGGCGATCTCGACGTCGTCGTCTATTCGGCCCGGAAATGGTGCCGCCTCGCGCTCGCCGGCAACCCGACGGTGCTGCTCGCGCTCTTCGTCCCGGACGAGGAGACCGTGTTCCGCAACAGCGTCGGCGCTGAACTGGTGGACAACGCCCACCGGTTCGTCTCGAAACTCGCGGCGGCCCGGTTCCTCGGCTACCTCGAGAGCCAGAAGGCGGCGATGCTGGGCGAGTCAGGGGCACACACGAACCGGCCCGAGCTCGTCGCCGTCCACGGTTATGACACGAAGTTCGCGATGCACGCGCTCCGGCTCGGCGTCCAGGGAGTCGAACTGCTGCGTACGGGGCGGATCACCCTTCCCGTGCCGGAGCCGGATCGTACGTTCCTCCGCGCGGTCCGCCACGGCGAGGTGACGCTGCCGGAGGTGCTGGCCGCGCTCGAGGAGTCCGAGGCACGGCTCGTGGCGGCCGGCGCGGACGCGTCGGTCCCCGATGAGCCCGACCGGCGGTGGGTGGACGATTGGCTGCACCGGTCATATCTCGCCTACTGGGCGACCGCGGAGCGGTGA
- a CDS encoding aspartate aminotransferase family protein, with the protein MDTNSFREEDFSSVPAAERALIERRQRLLGGAYRLFYRKPVHLVRGRGQYLWDAEGHRYLDVYNNVASIGHSHPHVIEAVTRQMSSLNTHTRYMHETILDYSERIMATMPSPVDRAMYMCTGSEANDLAVRVARLYTGGRGIIVTREAYHGTSELTSGLSPALGSGQRLSPEARTVAAPDPYRHGAEDLGHRFALELQAQIDDLRRAGVGFAAFLADSIFSSDGVLPNEPGMLREAIDLVHANGGIFIADEVQPGFARTGESFWGFQRHGLVPDLVTTGKPMGNGIPVSGLFGRNEVLQAFSDQVPYFNTFGGNPVAMAAAQAVLDVIEDEDLQRHAQEVGCRFLEALRGVAREHPDVVGDVRGAGLFVGFELVRDAESRQPDKSLALDLIEELRNRFVLTSVAGPFGNVLKLRPPLPFSAEDVMWVADALDESLTALGH; encoded by the coding sequence ATGGACACCAACAGTTTCCGGGAGGAGGACTTCTCGTCCGTTCCGGCCGCGGAACGCGCGCTCATCGAGCGTCGCCAACGTCTCCTCGGCGGTGCTTATCGGTTGTTCTACCGCAAGCCGGTCCACCTCGTGCGCGGTCGAGGACAGTACCTGTGGGACGCGGAGGGACACCGTTACCTGGACGTGTACAACAATGTGGCGAGCATCGGCCACAGCCACCCGCATGTCATCGAGGCGGTGACACGGCAGATGAGCTCGCTGAACACCCACACGCGCTACATGCACGAGACGATCCTCGATTACTCCGAGCGGATCATGGCCACCATGCCGTCCCCGGTCGACCGGGCGATGTACATGTGCACCGGGTCGGAGGCCAATGACCTGGCCGTCCGCGTCGCCCGCCTGTACACGGGCGGCCGGGGCATCATCGTCACCCGCGAGGCGTACCACGGCACCAGCGAACTCACCTCCGGTCTCTCACCGGCGCTCGGCAGCGGCCAACGGCTCTCCCCGGAGGCGAGGACCGTCGCGGCGCCGGATCCCTATCGCCACGGCGCCGAGGACCTGGGGCACCGGTTCGCCCTGGAGCTGCAGGCGCAGATCGACGACCTGCGCCGCGCCGGGGTCGGCTTCGCCGCGTTCCTCGCCGATTCGATCTTCTCCTCCGACGGCGTCCTGCCCAACGAGCCCGGCATGCTCCGCGAGGCGATCGACCTCGTCCATGCCAACGGCGGGATCTTCATCGCCGACGAGGTCCAGCCGGGCTTCGCCCGGACCGGGGAGTCCTTCTGGGGCTTCCAGCGCCACGGCCTGGTCCCAGACCTCGTCACCACCGGCAAGCCGATGGGCAACGGGATCCCGGTCTCGGGGCTGTTCGGCCGCAACGAGGTGCTGCAGGCGTTCAGCGACCAGGTGCCGTACTTCAACACCTTCGGGGGCAACCCGGTCGCGATGGCCGCTGCCCAGGCCGTCCTCGACGTGATCGAGGACGAGGACCTGCAGCGGCACGCCCAAGAGGTCGGTTGCCGGTTTCTTGAAGCGCTGCGCGGGGTCGCCCGGGAGCATCCAGACGTGGTGGGTGACGTCCGAGGGGCGGGCCTGTTCGTCGGCTTCGAGCTGGTCCGGGATGCCGAGAGCCGGCAGCCGGACAAGTCCCTCGCCCTCGACCTGATCGAGGAGCTGCGGAACCGGTTCGTCCTGACGTCGGTCGCAGGGCCGTTCGGGAACGTGCTCAAGCTCAGGCCTCCGCTGCCCTTCTCCGCCGAGGACGTGATGTGGGTCGCGGACGCCCTGGATGAATCCCTGACTGCACTGGGACACTGA
- a CDS encoding phosphotransferase family protein — protein MSLIDTFETQSVEEIPPLASPSWWGADSIRRRVRLADGGSVLLRQMHPDARAYASPAVVVAAARAASESGLGPRVLASDAATGELVLEDLSDRMRTATIDDFLDGAALQRLADLLGRIRAEITVPAPAATVFDDIRGLQRLIGSAAPALPRDIAWMAARVADLEAWVEGRTGERRFCHNVGDVSNILLSDDRMVAVDWDLARWADPLQDIGLMLDELAYLPLEPEDVFTTLHQGWDPVAYATARAFGIAEHLRQGLIGVVRDLREPGTIEYSKFADWHFLHLREALLDRRHDGYVAA, from the coding sequence ATGTCCCTCATCGACACCTTCGAGACCCAGTCGGTCGAGGAGATCCCTCCGCTGGCCAGCCCGAGCTGGTGGGGTGCGGACTCCATCCGTCGGCGGGTCCGGCTCGCGGACGGTGGCTCCGTCCTTCTCCGGCAGATGCATCCGGACGCCCGGGCGTACGCCTCGCCGGCCGTGGTGGTCGCGGCGGCCAGGGCCGCGTCGGAGTCAGGACTGGGGCCGCGCGTCCTCGCCTCCGATGCCGCCACCGGAGAACTCGTGCTGGAGGACCTCTCCGACCGGATGCGGACGGCCACGATCGACGACTTCCTCGATGGAGCCGCCCTGCAGCGGCTGGCCGATCTGTTGGGTCGGATCCGGGCCGAGATCACCGTGCCGGCTCCCGCCGCCACGGTCTTCGACGACATCCGCGGGCTGCAACGGTTGATCGGTTCCGCAGCGCCGGCTCTGCCGCGCGACATCGCGTGGATGGCCGCACGGGTCGCCGACCTGGAGGCCTGGGTGGAGGGTCGGACGGGGGAGCGGCGGTTCTGCCACAACGTCGGCGACGTCTCCAACATCCTGCTGTCCGACGATCGGATGGTGGCGGTCGACTGGGACCTCGCCCGGTGGGCGGACCCGCTGCAGGACATCGGCCTGATGCTCGACGAACTGGCGTACCTGCCGCTGGAGCCGGAGGACGTCTTCACGACCCTCCACCAGGGGTGGGACCCCGTGGCGTACGCCACCGCCCGCGCCTTCGGGATCGCTGAACACCTCCGGCAGGGCTTGATCGGTGTGGTCCGTGACCTGCGGGAGCCAGGGACCATCGAGTACAGCAAGTTCGCCGACTGGCACTTCCTGCACCTGCGGGAGGCGCTGCTCGACCGACGTCACGACGGGTACGTCGCGGCATGA
- a CDS encoding sodium:solute symporter family protein, which produces MLTVFYLIVIGILYTTRRKEVTKSFSEYAVGGRAYGPWFVAMSYVNSWWPGSTFIAFFGMAAGAGIFGFYGLAYSTLGVGLMYFLATRAWRWGAAYDLQSQPDLLGKRFDSHAVRVISSVVGVIAVFPWVVLGMQALGELFHVASGGTWSVAVSLVVGIAVIVIRQIWTVNMGMRGLIMTDMFQGIVAYGVSTLIGVIMLTGMGNSPISLSTLATVPEKFLRIPGDGGTYGPLYWFALIFTGVIGALCWPMSFQRIYTASSVRAVKASTTRTMLISGVFYTVLMLVGMAAVSVPEVAADPQGGWFTLLDKFGGTWLTGLAVVTVFAAAMGHIDGSVQVSGLQIANDIVQRPGRPLSDRQLTYIAKGSMAAFMLLATVVAFSTFNMTRLQLLAQISYQLVVQISVPLFLGIFWRGGNKYGAAAGMVLGSLVASIMTFFFPDDIPALGSLTGGIVGLVVNLVVYLVAYAVMGQTAEERVRVAEFFEAAQHPAHRVGAAAVAEPVLVASGADEVHEERES; this is translated from the coding sequence ATGCTTACCGTTTTCTACCTCATTGTCATCGGGATTCTCTACACCACTCGACGCAAGGAGGTGACGAAATCCTTCTCCGAATATGCCGTCGGTGGTCGCGCGTACGGGCCGTGGTTCGTGGCGATGTCGTACGTCAATTCCTGGTGGCCGGGGTCGACCTTCATCGCCTTCTTCGGCATGGCGGCCGGTGCCGGAATCTTCGGGTTCTACGGTCTCGCCTATTCCACCCTCGGTGTCGGCCTGATGTACTTCCTGGCCACTCGGGCGTGGCGCTGGGGGGCCGCGTACGACCTGCAGTCCCAGCCCGACCTGCTCGGGAAGCGGTTCGACTCCCATGCGGTGCGGGTGATCTCCAGCGTGGTCGGCGTGATCGCGGTCTTCCCGTGGGTCGTGCTCGGGATGCAGGCACTCGGCGAACTGTTCCACGTCGCCAGTGGCGGCACCTGGTCGGTCGCCGTCAGCCTTGTCGTGGGCATCGCCGTGATCGTCATCCGCCAGATCTGGACGGTCAACATGGGCATGCGCGGTCTGATCATGACCGACATGTTCCAGGGCATCGTCGCCTACGGCGTGTCCACCCTGATCGGGGTCATCATGCTGACCGGCATGGGCAACAGCCCGATCTCGCTGTCGACGCTGGCCACTGTCCCGGAGAAGTTCCTCAGGATCCCCGGCGACGGGGGCACGTACGGCCCGCTCTACTGGTTCGCCCTCATCTTCACCGGCGTGATCGGTGCCCTCTGCTGGCCGATGAGCTTCCAGCGCATCTACACCGCCAGCAGTGTTCGTGCGGTCAAGGCCTCCACGACCCGGACGATGCTGATCAGCGGCGTGTTCTACACCGTGCTGATGCTCGTCGGGATGGCAGCCGTGAGCGTCCCCGAGGTCGCTGCCGACCCGCAGGGTGGTTGGTTCACCCTGCTCGACAAGTTCGGCGGCACCTGGTTGACCGGCCTCGCCGTGGTCACCGTCTTCGCCGCCGCGATGGGCCACATCGACGGCTCCGTCCAGGTCTCCGGACTACAGATCGCCAACGACATCGTCCAGCGCCCCGGCAGGCCCCTGTCGGACCGTCAGCTGACCTACATCGCCAAGGGCAGCATGGCTGCCTTCATGCTGCTGGCGACCGTGGTGGCCTTCAGCACCTTCAACATGACGCGTCTCCAGCTGCTCGCCCAGATCTCCTACCAGCTGGTCGTGCAGATCTCGGTCCCGCTGTTCCTGGGCATCTTCTGGCGCGGCGGCAACAAGTACGGCGCGGCCGCCGGCATGGTCCTGGGGTCGCTCGTCGCCTCCATCATGACCTTCTTCTTCCCCGACGACATCCCCGCGCTCGGCAGCCTCACCGGCGGCATCGTGGGGCTGGTGGTCAACCTCGTGGTCTACCTCGTGGCGTACGCCGTGATGGGCCAGACCGCCGAGGAGCGCGTGCGGGTCGCGGAGTTCTTCGAGGCGGCGCAGCATCCGGCCCATAGGGTCGGCGCGGCAGCGGTGGCCGAGCCGGTCCTGGTGGCCAGCGGGGCCGACGAGGTGCACGAGGAGCGGGAGTCGTGA
- a CDS encoding HAD family phosphatase has product MTSATDALKPRQGPAAVLWDMDGTLVDTEPYWIEACQELVRAHGGELGVDEETALVGLSLIDTARVVIGLGVGLPEERVMREISTAVQQRLTSHGTPWRPGAQSLLSELGAAGTPMALVSMSSRAIIDVFLASLAVQGPSPFRAVVAGDQVRHGKPHPEAYLTAVDALGLRPEDCLAVEDSPTGAHSAVAAGLPTLLVPSAPGGAVPGALLTETLAGTTPHGIAQLWRQARAARGLSTLP; this is encoded by the coding sequence ATGACCTCTGCGACTGATGCTCTCAAGCCCCGGCAAGGACCTGCGGCCGTGCTGTGGGACATGGACGGCACCCTGGTCGACACCGAGCCCTACTGGATCGAGGCGTGCCAGGAACTGGTCCGCGCCCACGGCGGCGAGCTCGGGGTCGACGAGGAGACCGCGCTGGTCGGCCTGTCGCTGATCGACACGGCCCGCGTCGTGATCGGCCTGGGTGTGGGGCTCCCCGAGGAGCGCGTGATGAGGGAGATCAGCACGGCGGTCCAGCAGCGTCTGACCTCGCACGGCACCCCCTGGCGGCCGGGGGCACAGTCGCTGCTCTCCGAGCTGGGGGCGGCCGGCACTCCGATGGCCCTGGTCTCGATGTCCTCCAGGGCGATCATCGACGTGTTCCTGGCATCACTGGCGGTCCAGGGACCGTCACCGTTCCGGGCGGTGGTCGCCGGGGATCAGGTGCGGCACGGCAAGCCGCACCCCGAGGCCTACCTCACCGCCGTCGACGCCCTGGGGCTGCGGCCGGAGGACTGCCTGGCCGTCGAGGACTCGCCCACCGGCGCCCATAGCGCCGTCGCGGCCGGCCTACCCACCCTGCTGGTGCCCAGCGCTCCCGGTGGTGCCGTGCCCGGAGCGCTGCTGACCGAGACGCTGGCAGGCACCACGCCTCACGGGATAGCACAGCTGTGGAGACAGGCCCGCGCCGCGAGAGGGCTCAGTACCCTGCCGTGA
- a CDS encoding GntR family transcriptional regulator: MPPREASSTDDVKYALLRLIREAGFHPGERVGSERQLSAALGTTRERLRRVLDELEAEHRIRRATGRTGGVFADDGRIQRQLNTTESVPALLRQQGKSVETHIIRGDIALATPYECRNLDIEPGTGVFRLERLRVVDGRPWSLERSTMPARRFPGIATHDYTGSLYGILEQHYATRTSTAKETLEVAFADADQAMLLEVSIGHPLIEIRRIAYDMDDAPFELAHDLFRADRTRVHTQRYGANWKRSPDTRSAGGSRPGHTRIPPSKE; this comes from the coding sequence GTGCCACCACGTGAGGCTTCGTCCACAGACGACGTCAAGTACGCGCTCCTGCGCCTGATCCGGGAGGCGGGCTTCCATCCCGGGGAGCGCGTCGGCAGTGAGCGGCAGCTGTCCGCCGCCCTCGGCACCACCCGCGAACGGCTGCGCAGGGTGCTCGACGAGCTGGAGGCGGAGCACCGCATCCGCCGGGCCACCGGGCGCACCGGCGGAGTGTTCGCCGACGACGGCCGCATCCAGCGCCAGCTCAACACGACCGAGAGTGTGCCCGCTCTGCTCCGCCAGCAAGGCAAGAGCGTCGAGACGCACATCATCCGTGGCGACATCGCGCTCGCGACACCGTACGAGTGCCGTAACCTCGACATCGAGCCCGGGACGGGGGTGTTCCGACTCGAACGACTCCGGGTCGTGGACGGCCGGCCCTGGTCGCTGGAGAGGTCGACCATGCCGGCACGCCGCTTCCCTGGCATCGCCACCCACGACTACACGGGCTCGCTCTACGGCATCCTGGAGCAGCACTACGCGACCCGGACCTCGACGGCCAAAGAGACCCTCGAGGTCGCCTTCGCCGACGCCGACCAGGCGATGCTGCTGGAGGTGTCCATCGGACACCCGCTGATCGAGATCCGAAGGATCGCGTACGACATGGACGACGCCCCGTTCGAACTGGCCCATGACCTGTTCCGGGCCGACCGAACCCGGGTCCACACCCAGCGGTACGGCGCCAACTGGAAGCGATCGCCCGACACGCGCTCCGCCGGTGGCAGCAGGCCCGGGCACACTCGTATCCCACCATCCAAGGAGTGA